One window from the genome of Alnus glutinosa chromosome 13, dhAlnGlut1.1, whole genome shotgun sequence encodes:
- the LOC133854564 gene encoding uncharacterized protein LOC133854564 gives MGFIRGEKCGLIIADETIQDLQTKGSRCLVGSLGVPKKLNKEAFKAVLVRIWRLGRNLFLKEIQENLWLFEFSEEGDKVKVMDGRPWSYDRTILILNDFDGQTSPSKMDFSISPIWIQIHDMPLGCMNRAVGFQIGSSLGSVEDMAVAKDDVGWGRYLRVRVAINLHQPLERGRSLIILGKSKWVSFKYEKLSVFCFQCDRIIHGSKGCPEENSRQPSHDGGLDGWGSWLRADDQSRRQGLPKGQRTNRPPSPVRPVPGQSGVPSGSLPDKAKQMDAEVEERNPVNPSLPENNGPPKSKRQNLIIDKSEVALEQSSLFPAQPKRELQEQISNPGFLTPSHDRGALISSGALKSTKGKK, from the coding sequence ATGGGTTTTATACGAGGGGAGAAATGTGGTCTTATTATTGCTGATGAGACGATCCAGGATCTCCAAACAAAGGGATCCAGGTGTCTGGTGGGAAGTTTGGGAGTACCAAAGAAACTTAATAAGGAGGCTTTCAAAGCTGTCCTTGTTCGTATTTGGAGATTGGGTAGAAACCTTTTCCTGAAAGAAATTCAGGAGAATCTGTGGCTTTTTGAGTTTTCTGAAGAGGGGGACAAAGTTAAAGTGATGGATGGGCGTCCTTGGTCCTATGACCGTACTATACTAATCCTTAACGACTTCGACGGACAGACCTCTCCTTCGAAAATGGATTTTTCGATCTCCCCAATATGGATCCAGATCCATGACATGCCGCTTGGATGTATGAATCGGGCAGTTGGGTTTCAAATCGGGAGTTCGCTGGGATCGGTGGAGGACATGGCTGTGGCAAAAGACGATGTGGGATGGGGACGCTACCTCCGTGTAAGGGTGGCGATTAACCTCCACCAACCTCTCGAACGTGGGAGGTCGTTGATTATCTTAGGGAAATCGAAGTGGGTTTCTTTCAAATACGAAAAACTTTCGGTTTTCTGCTTCCAGTGTGATCGGATTATTCATGGATCGAAAGGGTGTCCAGAGGAGAACAGCCGGCAACCTAGCCATGATGGGGGGCTAGATGGGTGGGGTTCCTGGTTGAGAGCTGATGATCAATCCAGAAGACAGGGGCTCCCTAAGGGCCAGCGAACCAACCGCCCCCCCTCACCGGTGAGGCCGGTCCCCGGCCAGAGTGGGGTCCCATCAGGGAGTTTGCCGGATAAGGCAAAACAGATGGACGCAGAAGTCGAGGAGAGAAATCCTGTGAATCCCTCCCTCCCTGAAAACAACGGCCCTCCTAAATCGAAACGTCAAAATCTCATTATTGATAAGTCTGAGGTGGCACTAGAGCAGAGCTCGCTTTTTCCTGCACAGCCGAAGAGGGAGCTTCAGGAGCAGATCTCGAATCCCGGGTTTCTCACTCCTAGCCATGATAGGGGGGCTCTGATTTCGTCTGGAGCCCTGAagagtacaaaaggaaagaaatga